Proteins encoded in a region of the Salmo trutta chromosome 34, fSalTru1.1, whole genome shotgun sequence genome:
- the LOC115173552 gene encoding collagen alpha-2(XI) chain isoform X5 yields MDIRDCPFRKKRRPWRVDLSSFALVTLVVALCQLPVARADPVDVLRMLQLPSLPEGVRKVPGFCTSRRAGTADHAYRISKKAQISAPTNQLFSGRFPENFSIMALVKAHAGLQAFLLSIYSEQGVQQLGVELGRSPVFLYEDQTGKPAPEDYPLFSGVNLADGKWHRIAISVSKKNVTLLLDCKKRMTRALPRSKSPVVDTKGITVFGARLLDEEVFQGDIQQLLIASNPQAAYDFCEHYSPDCDSPLPKTQSQDPNTHVEGTLVAEEVELAKAEGEAEAFTEEYVTGDLGMKEYDYSYKDYNEPLPEGETDGYMGPALSAVTDEGGASVSAVKGEKGEPAVLEPGMLIEGPPGPEGQAGLPGPNGPSGPPGSVGDPGERGLPGKAGIAGADGVPGPPGTSVMLPFRFGSSGGDKGPGVSAQEAQAQAILSQARLALKGPPGPMGYTGRTGPLGTPGSPGLKGEGGDPGPQGPRGPQGLSGPPGKSGRRGRAGADGARGMPGEGGPKGDRGFDGLPGLPGDKGHRGDTGGLGPQGGPGEDGERGDDGDIGPRGLPGEPGPRGLLGPKGPNGIPGPPGVRGNDGPHGPKGNLGPQGEPGPPGQQGTSGTQGMPGPQGAHGPPGEKGPTGKPGLPGMSGADGPPGHPGKEGPVGTKGNQGPNGPQGTIGYPGPRGIKGTQGIRGLKGHKGEKGEDGFPGIKGDFGVKGERGEGGVPGPRGEDGPEGPKGRVGPPGELGPIGLVGEKGKLGVPGLPGYPGRLGPKGSLGFPGFPGTNGEKGTRGLIGKLGPRGQRGPTGPRGQRGPRGSTGKPGAKGTSGSDGPSGPPGERGLPGPQGANGFPGPKGPPGPPGKDGLPGHPGQRGEVGFQGKTGPPGPPGVVGPQGPSGETGPLGERGHPGPPGPPGEQGLSGPSGKEGTKGDPGPPGGPGKDGPPGLRGFPGERGMPGTPGGGGLKGSEGPAGPPGTAGSPGERGQGGSGGPIGPPGRPGPQGPPGPSGEKGVPGEKGPIGPAGRDGVQGPVGLPGAAGSIGVPGEDGDKGEVGEHGQKGAKGGKGEHGPPGPPGPMGPLGQPGAAGADGELGARGQQGPFGAKGDEGSRGFPGAPGPIGLQGLPGPSGEKGETGDVGPMGPPGPPGPRGPAGSSGADGPQGPPGGVGNPGNLGDKGEPGEAGPPGIGGEPGKKGPRGEHGDKGEAGQPGTSGPAGGRGGPGDDGPKGNPGPVGFPGDPGPPGELGPRGQDGAKGERGEDGEQGQAGSPGPTGENGPPGGPGKRGLAGTRGPEGRQGEKGTKGDPGANGPPGKTGPVGPQGQPGKPGTEGLRGLPGSVGEQGSPGLSGQKGPPGPLGPPGLPGLRGEGGDKGEKGHSGLIGLIGPTGEQGEKGDRGLPGPQGTHGSKGETGVSGGTGPIGPGGPAGMPGPEGVKGAKGATGGAGPKGEKGVSGPPGPPGPPGEVIQPMPIQISKKSKRSIDASRMLSETDAESAAADATGPEFLTGREGMEEIFGSLNSLRQEIETMRFPLGTKGSPARTCQDLKLSQPELKDGEYWIDPNQGCSRDSLKVFCNFTAGGETCLYPSKTVDTVKLNSWTTEKPGSWYSEFATGSKLSYVDSNGEPIGVVQLGFLRLLSVQARQNFTYHCHRSVAWADRTANNGHKRALHFQGANDEDLSYETSPYIKALVDGCSYRKGFDSTVVEVNTPQVEQLPLRDLKITDFGESNQKFGFEVGPVCFQG; encoded by the exons GTCGTTTCCCGGAGAACTTCTCCATCATGGCTCTGGTCAAGGCCCATGCGGGCCTCCAGGCCTTCCTGTTGTCCATCTACAGTGAGCAGGGTGTCCAGCAGCTGGGTGTGGAGCTGGGACGCTCCCCTGTCTTCCTGTACGAGGACCAGACCGGCAAGCCCGCGCCCGAGGACTACCCCCTCTTCAGCGGCGTCAACCTGGCCGACGGCAA GTGGCACCGCATCGCTATCTCCGTGTCGAAGAAGAACGTCACTCTGCTCCTGGATTGTAAGAAGCGCATGACCAGGGCCCTGCCCCGCAGCAAAAGCCCCGTGGTGGACACCAAGGGCATCACCGTGTTCGGAGCACGCCTGCTGGACGAGGAGGTCttccag GGTGATATCCAACAGCTGCTGATCGCATCCAACCCTCAGGCTGCTTATGACTTCTGTGAACACTACAGCCCGGACTGTGACTCCCCTCTACCCAAAACCCAGTCCCAGGACCCCAACACACAC GTGGAGGGAACGTTGGTGGCAGAGGAGGTAGAGTTGGCCAAGGCAGAGGGTGAGGCTGAGGCCTTTACTGAGGAGTATGTGACTGGAGACCTGGGCATGAAGGAATACGACTATTCCTACAAGGACTACAACGAGCCCCTGCCCGAGGGAGAGACCGACGGCTACATGGGCCCCGCCCTGTCCGCTGTGACAGACGAGGGAGGC GCCTCAGTGAGTGCCGtaaaaggagagaagggagagccTGCTGTCCTTGAGCCT GGTATGTTGATTGAGGGACCTCCAGGACCAGAGGGACAGGCA GGTCTCCCCGGACCTAATGGCCCATCTGGCCCTCCTGGCTCTGTTGGTGATCCTGGTGAGAGG GGCCTCCCTGGAAAGGCTGGTATCGCTGGTGCCGATGGTGTGCCAGGCCCCCCTGGAACGTCCGTCATGCTGCCC TTCCGTTTCGGAAGCAGTGGAGGTGACAAGGGTCCCGGGGTCTCAGCGCAGGAGGCCCAGGCTCAGGCCATTCTGTCTCAGGCCAGG CTGGCTCTGAAGGGACCACCCGGACCAATGGGTTACACTGGACGCACAGGACCCCTG GGTACCCCTGGAAGTCCTGGGCTGAAGGGTGAAGGTGGGGATCCTGGACCTCAG GGCCCCAGAGGACCACAGGGTTTGAGCGGACCTCCCGGCAAATCAGGAAGAAGG GGTCGTGCTGGAGCTGATGGAGCCAGAGGCATGCCAGGAGAGGGTGGGCCTAAG GGTGACCGCGGTTTCGATGGCCTGCCTGGATTGCCAGGGGACAAAGGACACAGG GGTGATACCGGAGGATTGGGACCCCAAGGAGGTCCTGGAGAGGACGGAGAGAGG GGAGACGACGGAGACATCGGACCCAGAGGACTTCCAGGTGAACCA GGACCTCGTGGTTTGCTCGGTCCTAAAGGTCCGAATGGAATCCCCGGACCTCCT GGTGTGCGTGGAAACGACGGGCCCCACGGTCCTAAAGGAAACCTG gGTCCCCAAGGAGAGCCAGGCCCCCCAGGGCAGCAGGGTACCTCAGGAACACAG GGAATGCCAGGACCACAGGGAGCCCATGGGCCCCCAGGAGAGAAG GGCCCAACAGGAAAACCCGGTCTGCCAGGCATGTCCGGAGCCGACGGCCCCCCT GGTCACCCAGGAAAGGAGGGACCTGTTGGCACCAAAGGAAACCAG GGTCCCAACGGTCCTCAGGGAACTATTGGCTATCCTGGCCCTCGTGGCATTAAG GGAACTCAAGGCATCCGTGGACTGAAGGGTCACAAAGGAGAGAAG GGAGAAGATGGCTTCCCTGGAATCAAAGGAGACTTTGGTGTCAAGGGGGAGAGA GGAGAGGGTGGAGTGCCCGGCCCCAGGGGAGAGGACGGTCCTGAGGGACCAAAGGGCCGTGTTGGCCCCCCTGGCGAGCTCGGACCCATCGGCCTGGTCGGAGAGAAG GGTAAACTTGgtgttcctggacttcctggctaTCCTGGAAGACTTGGACCTAAG GGCTCCCTCGGTTTCCCAGGATTCCCTGGAACCAACGGCGAGAAAGGAACAAGG GGTCTGATTGGAAAGTTGGGACCCAGAGGACAAAGAGGACCAACG GGCCCCAGAGGTCAGAGAGGACCGAGAGGATCTACTGGCAAACCAGGAGCCAAA GGTACATCAGGAAGTGACGGCCCATCTGGTCCACCAGGAGAGAGG GGACTGCCCGGACCTCAAGGAGCAAACGGTTTCCCTGGGCCAAAGGGACCTCCC ggaccaccagGAAAGGATGGACTGCCCGGACACCCTGGACAGAGAGGAGAAGTT GGATTCCAAGGAAAGACTGGGCCACCCGGACCTCCAGGTGTTGTTGGACCTCAA GGTCCCTCAGGAGAGACAGGCCCCCTGGGCGAGCGCGGTCACCCCGGGCCTCCAGGACCACCAGGCGAGCAAGGACTCTCCGGACCCTCTGGCAAGGAGGGAACTAAGGGAGACCCTGGTCCCCCAGGCGGCCCCGGCAAAGATGGACCCCCAGGACTGAGAGGCTTCCCCGGAGAGAGAGGAATGCCTGGCACCCCG GGAGGCGGCGGACTGAAAGGAAGCGAAGGCCCAGCAGGACCTCCGGGAACAGCT GGATCCCCAGGTGAGAGAGGGCAGGGAGGCAGTGGAGGCCCCATCGGACCCCCAGGAAGACCTGGCCCCCAGGGGCCTCCAGGACCATCAGGAGAGAAGGGCGTGCCT GGTGAGAAAGGTCCGATCGGCCCGGCTGGTCGTGACGGTGTCCAGGGCCCAGTGGGTCTGCCAGGTGCTGCCGGATCCATCGGAGTTCCAGGAGAGGACGGAGACAAG GGTGAGGTTGGAGAGCACGGCCAGAAGGGAGCGAAGGGCGGCAAAGGAGAGCAT GGTCCTCCCGGTCCACCAGGGCCAATGGGTCCACTCGGTCAACCCGGCGCTGCT GGAGCTGATGGAGAACTAGGAGCCAGAGGTCAGCAGGGGCCATTTGGGGCCAAGGGAGATGAAGGATCAAGAGGATTCCCAGGGGCCCCAGGTCCCATTGGACTGCAG GGATTGCCAGGCCCatcaggagagaagggagagacggGAGATGTCGGACCAATG GGTCCACCTGGCCCCCCAGGACCCCGTGGCCCTGCTGGTTCAAGCGGCGCTGAC GGTCCTCAAGGTCCCCCTGGTGGTGTGGGTAACCCTGGAAACCTGGGAGATAAG GGAGAGCCTGGCGAAGCTGGACCACCTGGAATCGGAGGAGAGCCAGGAAAGAAG GGCCCACGTGGAGAGCACGGTGACAAGGGAGAGGCGGGACAACCTGGTACTTCTGGCCCTGCTGGTGGAAGAGGAGGCCCTGGAGACGACGGACCCAAGGGAAACCCT GGCCCTGTTGGTTTCCCTGGTGACCCCGGTCCCCCGGGTGAACTCGGTCCCAGA GGTCAGGACGgagcaaagggagagagaggagaggacggtGAACAAGGACAAGCT GGATCTCCTGGACCCACTGGTGAGAACGGACCTCCTGGTGGACCAGGAAAGAGG GGTCTTGCTGGAACGAGAGGACCAGAGGGACgacagggagagaagggaacTAAG GGAGATCCAGGTGCCAACGGACCTCCAGGAAAGACAGGCCCCGTCGGACCTCAGGGTCAACCAGGCAAACCAGGAACTGAGGGTCTGAGAGGACTCCCTGGATCAGTG GGCGAGCAAGGTTCTCCGGGCCTTTCCGGCCAGAAGGGACCTCCCGGACCGCTG gGACCGCCAGGTTTGCCAGGACTGCGCGGCGAGGGTGGTGACAAGGGAGAGAAGGGCCACTCGGGTCTGATTGGTCTGATTGGGCCCACcggagagcagggagagaagggagacaggggaCTGCCAGGGCCACAGGGGACACACGGATCCAAGGGAGAGACT GGTGTTTCTGGAGGCACTGGGCCTATCGGTCCTGGTGGCCCTGCTGGTATGCCC GGTCCTGAAGGTGTGAAGGGAGCTAAGGGTGCTACA GGAGGAGCTGGTCCcaagggagagaagggtgtctCAGGACCCCCTGGACCTCCA GGTCCTCCAGGCGAAGTCATCCAGCCAATGCCCATCCAAATCTCCAAGAAGTCCAAGCGCTCCATCGACGCCAGCCGGATGCTGTCTGAGACAGACGCAGAGTCGGCTGCAGCCGACGCCACAGGCCCAGAGTTCCTGACTGGCAGGGAGGGCATGGAGGAGATCTTCGGCTCACTGAACTCGCTGAGACAGGAGATCGAGACCATGCGCTTCCCTCTGGGCACCAAGGGCAGCCCCGCACGCACCTGCCAGGACCTCAAACTCAGCCAGCCAGAGCTCAAAGACG GAGAGTACTGGATCGACCCCAACCAGGGTTGCTCTCGCGACTCTCTCAAGGTGTTCTGCAACTTCACCGCCGGTGGGGAGACGTGTCTGTACCCCAGTAAGACCGTGGACACG GTAAAGCTCAACTCTTGGACCACGGAGAAACCAGGCTCCTGGTACAGTGAGTTTGCAACTGGCAGCAAG CTTTCGTACGTGGACTCTAATGGCGAGCCGATCGGCGTGGTCCAGTTGGGCTTCCTGCGGCTGCTGAGTGTCCAGGCCCGCCAGAACTTCACCTACCACTGCCACCGCTCCGTGGCCTGGGCCGACCGCACGGCCAATAACGGCCACAAGAGGGCGCTGCACTTCCAGGGCGCCAACGATGAGGACCTCAGCTATGAGACAAGCCCATACATCAAGGCCCTGGTCGACGGCTGCTCT tatCGTAAGGGCTTCGACAGCACAGTGGTGGAGGTGAACACGCCCCAGGTGGAGCAGCTACCTCTGCGGGACCTCAAGATCACGGACTTTGGGGAGAGCAACCAGAAATTTGGCTTTGAAGTGGGACCTGTCTGTTTCCAGGGCTAA
- the LOC115173552 gene encoding collagen alpha-2(XI) chain isoform X7, with product MDIRDCPFRKKRRPWRVDLSSFALVTLVVALCQLPVARADPVDVLRMLQLPSLPEGVRKVPGFCTSRRAGTADHAYRISKKAQISAPTNQLFSGRFPENFSIMALVKAHAGLQAFLLSIYSEQGVQQLGVELGRSPVFLYEDQTGKPAPEDYPLFSGVNLADGKWHRIAISVSKKNVTLLLDCKKRMTRALPRSKSPVVDTKGITVFGARLLDEEVFQGDIQQLLIASNPQAAYDFCEHYSPDCDSPLPKTQSQDPNTHYFDEEQDDHEYLYYYGETTSPPSTSPSPKRPPPPPLLELTNQDVETANSEAGHTPTESDYYYEEAVLQPESEVIGQEATTGQVEGTLVAEEVELAKAEGEAEAFTEEYVTGDLGMKEYDYSYKDYNEPLPEGETDGYMGPALSAVTDEGGASVSAVKGEKGEPAVLEPGMLIEGPPGPEGQAGLPGPNGPSGPPGSVGDPGERGLPGKAGIAGADGVPGPPGTSVMLPFRFGSSGGDKGPGVSAQEAQAQAILSQARLALKGPPGPMGYTGRTGPLGTPGSPGLKGEGGDPGPQGPRGPQGLSGPPGKSGRRGRAGADGARGMPGEGGPKGDRGFDGLPGLPGDKGHRGDTGGLGPQGGPGEDGERGDDGDIGPRGLPGEPGPRGLLGPKGPNGIPGPPGVRGNDGPHGPKGNLGPQGEPGPPGQQGTSGTQGMPGPQGAHGPPGEKGPTGKPGLPGMSGADGPPGHPGKEGPVGTKGNQGPNGPQGTIGYPGPRGIKGTQGIRGLKGHKGEKGEDGFPGIKGDFGVKGERGEGGVPGPRGEDGPEGPKGRVGPPGELGPIGLVGEKGKLGVPGLPGYPGRLGPKGSLGFPGFPGTNGEKGTRGLIGKLGPRGQRGPTGPRGQRGPRGSTGKPGAKGTSGSDGPSGPPGERGLPGPQGANGFPGPKGPPGPPGKDGLPGHPGQRGEVGFQGKTGPPGPPGVVGPQGPSGETGPLGERGHPGPPGPPGEQGLSGPSGKEGTKGDPGPPGGPGKDGPPGLRGFPGERGMPGTPGGGGLKGSEGPAGPPGTAGSPGERGQGGSGGPIGPPGRPGPQGPPGPSGEKGVPGEKGPIGPAGRDGVQGPVGLPGAAGSIGVPGEDGDKGEVGEHGQKGAKGGKGEHGPPGPPGPMGPLGQPGAAGADGELGARGQQGPFGAKGDEGSRGFPGAPGPIGLQGLPGPSGEKGETGDVGPMGPPGPPGPRGPAGSSGADGPQGPPGGVGNPGNLGDKGEPGEAGPPGIGGEPGKKGPRGEHGDKGEAGQPGTSGPAGGRGGPGDDGPKGNPGPVGFPGDPGPPGELGPRGQDGAKGERGEDGEQGQAGSPGPTGENGPPGGPGKRGLAGTRGPEGRQGEKGTKGDPGANGPPGKTGPVGPQGQPGKPGTEGLRGLPGSVGEQGSPGLSGQKGPPGPLGPPGLPGLRGEGGDKGEKGHSGLIGLIGPTGEQGEKGDRGLPGPQGTHGSKGETGVSGGTGPIGPGGPAGMPGPEGVKGAKGATGGAGPKGEKGVSGPPGPPGPPGEVIQPMPIQISKKSKRSIDASRMLSETDAESAAADATGPEFLTGREGMEEIFGSLNSLRQEIETMRFPLGTKGSPARTCQDLKLSQPELKDGEYWIDPNQGCSRDSLKVFCNFTAGGETCLYPSKTVDTVKLNSWTTEKPGSWYSEFATGSKLSYVDSNGEPIGVVQLGFLRLLSVQARQNFTYHCHRSVAWADRTANNGHKRALHFQGANDEDLSYETSPYIKALVDGCSYRKGFDSTVVEVNTPQVEQLPLRDLKITDFGESNQKFGFEVGPVCFQG from the exons GTCGTTTCCCGGAGAACTTCTCCATCATGGCTCTGGTCAAGGCCCATGCGGGCCTCCAGGCCTTCCTGTTGTCCATCTACAGTGAGCAGGGTGTCCAGCAGCTGGGTGTGGAGCTGGGACGCTCCCCTGTCTTCCTGTACGAGGACCAGACCGGCAAGCCCGCGCCCGAGGACTACCCCCTCTTCAGCGGCGTCAACCTGGCCGACGGCAA GTGGCACCGCATCGCTATCTCCGTGTCGAAGAAGAACGTCACTCTGCTCCTGGATTGTAAGAAGCGCATGACCAGGGCCCTGCCCCGCAGCAAAAGCCCCGTGGTGGACACCAAGGGCATCACCGTGTTCGGAGCACGCCTGCTGGACGAGGAGGTCttccag GGTGATATCCAACAGCTGCTGATCGCATCCAACCCTCAGGCTGCTTATGACTTCTGTGAACACTACAGCCCGGACTGTGACTCCCCTCTACCCAAAACCCAGTCCCAGGACCCCAACACACAC tactttgatgaGGAGCAAGATGACCATGAGTATCTCTATTATTATGGGGAAACAACATCCCCCCCgtccacctccccctcccccaaac gtcccccccccccacctcttctTGAACTGACCAATCAGGATGTAGAAACTGCAAATTCTGAGGCTGGCCACACCCCTACAGAGTCGGATTATTATTATGAGGAGGCGGTCCTACAGCCAGAGAGTGAGGTGATTGGACAAGAAGCGACCACTGGCCAG GTGGAGGGAACGTTGGTGGCAGAGGAGGTAGAGTTGGCCAAGGCAGAGGGTGAGGCTGAGGCCTTTACTGAGGAGTATGTGACTGGAGACCTGGGCATGAAGGAATACGACTATTCCTACAAGGACTACAACGAGCCCCTGCCCGAGGGAGAGACCGACGGCTACATGGGCCCCGCCCTGTCCGCTGTGACAGACGAGGGAGGC GCCTCAGTGAGTGCCGtaaaaggagagaagggagagccTGCTGTCCTTGAGCCT GGTATGTTGATTGAGGGACCTCCAGGACCAGAGGGACAGGCA GGTCTCCCCGGACCTAATGGCCCATCTGGCCCTCCTGGCTCTGTTGGTGATCCTGGTGAGAGG GGCCTCCCTGGAAAGGCTGGTATCGCTGGTGCCGATGGTGTGCCAGGCCCCCCTGGAACGTCCGTCATGCTGCCC TTCCGTTTCGGAAGCAGTGGAGGTGACAAGGGTCCCGGGGTCTCAGCGCAGGAGGCCCAGGCTCAGGCCATTCTGTCTCAGGCCAGG CTGGCTCTGAAGGGACCACCCGGACCAATGGGTTACACTGGACGCACAGGACCCCTG GGTACCCCTGGAAGTCCTGGGCTGAAGGGTGAAGGTGGGGATCCTGGACCTCAG GGCCCCAGAGGACCACAGGGTTTGAGCGGACCTCCCGGCAAATCAGGAAGAAGG GGTCGTGCTGGAGCTGATGGAGCCAGAGGCATGCCAGGAGAGGGTGGGCCTAAG GGTGACCGCGGTTTCGATGGCCTGCCTGGATTGCCAGGGGACAAAGGACACAGG GGTGATACCGGAGGATTGGGACCCCAAGGAGGTCCTGGAGAGGACGGAGAGAGG GGAGACGACGGAGACATCGGACCCAGAGGACTTCCAGGTGAACCA GGACCTCGTGGTTTGCTCGGTCCTAAAGGTCCGAATGGAATCCCCGGACCTCCT GGTGTGCGTGGAAACGACGGGCCCCACGGTCCTAAAGGAAACCTG gGTCCCCAAGGAGAGCCAGGCCCCCCAGGGCAGCAGGGTACCTCAGGAACACAG GGAATGCCAGGACCACAGGGAGCCCATGGGCCCCCAGGAGAGAAG GGCCCAACAGGAAAACCCGGTCTGCCAGGCATGTCCGGAGCCGACGGCCCCCCT GGTCACCCAGGAAAGGAGGGACCTGTTGGCACCAAAGGAAACCAG GGTCCCAACGGTCCTCAGGGAACTATTGGCTATCCTGGCCCTCGTGGCATTAAG GGAACTCAAGGCATCCGTGGACTGAAGGGTCACAAAGGAGAGAAG GGAGAAGATGGCTTCCCTGGAATCAAAGGAGACTTTGGTGTCAAGGGGGAGAGA GGAGAGGGTGGAGTGCCCGGCCCCAGGGGAGAGGACGGTCCTGAGGGACCAAAGGGCCGTGTTGGCCCCCCTGGCGAGCTCGGACCCATCGGCCTGGTCGGAGAGAAG GGTAAACTTGgtgttcctggacttcctggctaTCCTGGAAGACTTGGACCTAAG GGCTCCCTCGGTTTCCCAGGATTCCCTGGAACCAACGGCGAGAAAGGAACAAGG GGTCTGATTGGAAAGTTGGGACCCAGAGGACAAAGAGGACCAACG GGCCCCAGAGGTCAGAGAGGACCGAGAGGATCTACTGGCAAACCAGGAGCCAAA GGTACATCAGGAAGTGACGGCCCATCTGGTCCACCAGGAGAGAGG GGACTGCCCGGACCTCAAGGAGCAAACGGTTTCCCTGGGCCAAAGGGACCTCCC ggaccaccagGAAAGGATGGACTGCCCGGACACCCTGGACAGAGAGGAGAAGTT GGATTCCAAGGAAAGACTGGGCCACCCGGACCTCCAGGTGTTGTTGGACCTCAA GGTCCCTCAGGAGAGACAGGCCCCCTGGGCGAGCGCGGTCACCCCGGGCCTCCAGGACCACCAGGCGAGCAAGGACTCTCCGGACCCTCTGGCAAGGAGGGAACTAAGGGAGACCCTGGTCCCCCAGGCGGCCCCGGCAAAGATGGACCCCCAGGACTGAGAGGCTTCCCCGGAGAGAGAGGAATGCCTGGCACCCCG GGAGGCGGCGGACTGAAAGGAAGCGAAGGCCCAGCAGGACCTCCGGGAACAGCT GGATCCCCAGGTGAGAGAGGGCAGGGAGGCAGTGGAGGCCCCATCGGACCCCCAGGAAGACCTGGCCCCCAGGGGCCTCCAGGACCATCAGGAGAGAAGGGCGTGCCT GGTGAGAAAGGTCCGATCGGCCCGGCTGGTCGTGACGGTGTCCAGGGCCCAGTGGGTCTGCCAGGTGCTGCCGGATCCATCGGAGTTCCAGGAGAGGACGGAGACAAG GGTGAGGTTGGAGAGCACGGCCAGAAGGGAGCGAAGGGCGGCAAAGGAGAGCAT GGTCCTCCCGGTCCACCAGGGCCAATGGGTCCACTCGGTCAACCCGGCGCTGCT GGAGCTGATGGAGAACTAGGAGCCAGAGGTCAGCAGGGGCCATTTGGGGCCAAGGGAGATGAAGGATCAAGAGGATTCCCAGGGGCCCCAGGTCCCATTGGACTGCAG GGATTGCCAGGCCCatcaggagagaagggagagacggGAGATGTCGGACCAATG GGTCCACCTGGCCCCCCAGGACCCCGTGGCCCTGCTGGTTCAAGCGGCGCTGAC GGTCCTCAAGGTCCCCCTGGTGGTGTGGGTAACCCTGGAAACCTGGGAGATAAG GGAGAGCCTGGCGAAGCTGGACCACCTGGAATCGGAGGAGAGCCAGGAAAGAAG GGCCCACGTGGAGAGCACGGTGACAAGGGAGAGGCGGGACAACCTGGTACTTCTGGCCCTGCTGGTGGAAGAGGAGGCCCTGGAGACGACGGACCCAAGGGAAACCCT GGCCCTGTTGGTTTCCCTGGTGACCCCGGTCCCCCGGGTGAACTCGGTCCCAGA GGTCAGGACGgagcaaagggagagagaggagaggacggtGAACAAGGACAAGCT GGATCTCCTGGACCCACTGGTGAGAACGGACCTCCTGGTGGACCAGGAAAGAGG GGTCTTGCTGGAACGAGAGGACCAGAGGGACgacagggagagaagggaacTAAG GGAGATCCAGGTGCCAACGGACCTCCAGGAAAGACAGGCCCCGTCGGACCTCAGGGTCAACCAGGCAAACCAGGAACTGAGGGTCTGAGAGGACTCCCTGGATCAGTG GGCGAGCAAGGTTCTCCGGGCCTTTCCGGCCAGAAGGGACCTCCCGGACCGCTG gGACCGCCAGGTTTGCCAGGACTGCGCGGCGAGGGTGGTGACAAGGGAGAGAAGGGCCACTCGGGTCTGATTGGTCTGATTGGGCCCACcggagagcagggagagaagggagacaggggaCTGCCAGGGCCACAGGGGACACACGGATCCAAGGGAGAGACT GGTGTTTCTGGAGGCACTGGGCCTATCGGTCCTGGTGGCCCTGCTGGTATGCCC GGTCCTGAAGGTGTGAAGGGAGCTAAGGGTGCTACA GGAGGAGCTGGTCCcaagggagagaagggtgtctCAGGACCCCCTGGACCTCCA GGTCCTCCAGGCGAAGTCATCCAGCCAATGCCCATCCAAATCTCCAAGAAGTCCAAGCGCTCCATCGACGCCAGCCGGATGCTGTCTGAGACAGACGCAGAGTCGGCTGCAGCCGACGCCACAGGCCCAGAGTTCCTGACTGGCAGGGAGGGCATGGAGGAGATCTTCGGCTCACTGAACTCGCTGAGACAGGAGATCGAGACCATGCGCTTCCCTCTGGGCACCAAGGGCAGCCCCGCACGCACCTGCCAGGACCTCAAACTCAGCCAGCCAGAGCTCAAAGACG GAGAGTACTGGATCGACCCCAACCAGGGTTGCTCTCGCGACTCTCTCAAGGTGTTCTGCAACTTCACCGCCGGTGGGGAGACGTGTCTGTACCCCAGTAAGACCGTGGACACG GTAAAGCTCAACTCTTGGACCACGGAGAAACCAGGCTCCTGGTACAGTGAGTTTGCAACTGGCAGCAAG CTTTCGTACGTGGACTCTAATGGCGAGCCGATCGGCGTGGTCCAGTTGGGCTTCCTGCGGCTGCTGAGTGTCCAGGCCCGCCAGAACTTCACCTACCACTGCCACCGCTCCGTGGCCTGGGCCGACCGCACGGCCAATAACGGCCACAAGAGGGCGCTGCACTTCCAGGGCGCCAACGATGAGGACCTCAGCTATGAGACAAGCCCATACATCAAGGCCCTGGTCGACGGCTGCTCT tatCGTAAGGGCTTCGACAGCACAGTGGTGGAGGTGAACACGCCCCAGGTGGAGCAGCTACCTCTGCGGGACCTCAAGATCACGGACTTTGGGGAGAGCAACCAGAAATTTGGCTTTGAAGTGGGACCTGTCTGTTTCCAGGGCTAA